The region ATACTTCTATATGATGTACAACCCTTTTGCATAGTTAGTAGGATTCTCATGTAATATAACTCACCGATGCCTGGAGGGATATACTGTAGTCTGCCAATTTTAAAACCCATCTTTCTTGGTTTTCAGATTCTATCCTTTTTATGATAAACAAATCAACTGGGAAATTCAGCATATGTTAGATCCTGCCCTTCTCGGTATTTTTCATTAGCTGCAAACCAAGCCATAAACATTGTGGATTTTGTACCACTCTTTTCTAGAACATCTCCAACGTCTTCGTCATCATTATAGTAAACCAAATATTCATTTGGGAGatgaaaatttagtttttgCACAGACGGCCATCGTTTGTGTATGGTAAAGCCAAATGTTCTCCAAGCTGCCTCACACGAAGATAGATAacgacaatcataatattgctttACCTCATCCACTGGCTCTTTCGCTTGAGCATAGTTGTCCTTCTGTGAAATTTCAAGCATTGCTCGGTCTGCAcctttgttgatatatttgaacaaatattttatagcaTTGGACTTGTTGCAATACTCCACATTTATGTGAGCTTGATACCTCATAAGGAGCGTGGGATTGTGAGGCACAACAT is a window of Lotus japonicus ecotype B-129 chromosome 5, LjGifu_v1.2 DNA encoding:
- the LOC130719859 gene encoding uncharacterized protein LOC130719859; this translates as MRYQAHINVEYCNKSNAIKYLFKYINKGADRAMLEISQKDNYAQAKEPVDEVKQYYDCRYLSSCEAAWRTFGFTIHKRWPSVQKLNFHLPNEYLVYYNDDEDVGDVLEKSGTKSTMFMAWFAANEKYREGQDLTYAEFPS